In Trifolium pratense cultivar HEN17-A07 linkage group LG7, ARS_RC_1.1, whole genome shotgun sequence, a genomic segment contains:
- the LOC123894590 gene encoding serine/threonine-protein kinase Aurora-3-like — MDQNVKREWSINDFEIGKPLGRGKFGRVYVAREVKSKFVVALKVIFKEQLEKYRIHHQLRREMEIQISLKHPNILSLYGWFHDSERVILILEYAHNGELYKELSKRGRFSEKQAATYIFSLTEALAYCHEKHVIHRDIKPENLLLDHEGRLKIADFGWSVQSKSKRQTMCGTLDYLAPEMVENKDHDYAVDNWTLGILCYEFLYGVPPFEAESQADTFERIKKVDLSFPPSPLVSSDAKNLISRLLVKDSSRRLSLQKIMEHPWIIKNANRMGVC; from the exons ATGGATCAAAATGTGAAACGGGAATGGTCCATCAATGACTTTGAGATTGGAAAGCCACTTGGGAGAGGGAAATTCGGCAGAGTCTATGTCGCCAGAGAAGTCAAG AGTAAATTTGTGGTTGCATTGAAGGTTATCTTTAAGGAACAACTTGAAAAGTATAGGATTCACCATCAACTAAGGAGGGAAATGGAGATACAGATAAGTCTTAAACATCCAAACATCTTGAGTCTCTATGGTTGGTTTCATGATTCCGAGCGCGTTATCTTGATTCTTGAATATGCTCATAATGGTGAGCTATACAAAGAGCTTAGCAAAAGAGGCCGTTTCTCAGAGAAGCAAGCTGCAACG tACATTTTCAGCCTCACAGAGGCATTGGCATATTGTCACGAGAAGCATGTTATTCACAGGGATATCAAGCCTGAAAATTTGTTGCTTGACCATGAG GGTCGTCTTAAGATTGCAGACTTTGGTTGGTCAGTACAATCTAAAAGCAAAAGACAAACCATGTGTGGTACATTGGATTATTTAGCTCCTGAAATGGTAGAAAACAAAGATCATGATTATGCTGTTGATAACTGGACTCTTGGTATCCTTTGTTATGAGTTCCTCTATGGTGTTCCTCCATTTGAGGCTGAAAGTCAAGCTGATACCTTTGAAAG GATAAAAAAGGTTGATTTAAGCTTCCCTCCTAGCCCTCTTGTTTCTTCTGATGCCAAAAATCTGATAAGTCGG CTACTGGTAAAAGATTCCTCAAGAAGGCTGTCACTCCAGAAGATAATGGAGCATCCTTGGATAATCAAGAATGCAAATCGTATGGGTGTCTGCTAA
- the LOC123894588 gene encoding cysteine desulfurase 1, chloroplastic: MEVLLPKLPSFKFPTPSYCRSITTKTSSCVRVGFRRLSSLPVCASTVNEALADPTVDSPSLGHSTRPHFPILHQEVNGSKLVYIDNAATSQKPTAVIKALQNYYEGYNSNVHRGIHFLSAKATDEYESARRKVEAFINASDSREIVFTRNATEAINLVAYSWGLSNLKPGDEIILTVAEHHSAIVPWQLVAQKVGAVLKFVNLNDEEVPNIDQLKELLSRKTKIVVVHHVSNVLASVLPIKDIAHWAHDVGAKILVDACQSVPHMTVDVQDLDVDFLVASSHKMCGPTGIGFLYGKLDLLSSMPPFLGGGEMISDVYLDHSTYAEPPSRFEAGTPAIGEAIGLGAAIDYLSGIGMEAIHEYEVELGTYLYERLLSVPNIHIYGPAPSKEVKRASLCSFNVENLHPTDLATFLDQQHGVAIRSGHHCAQPLHRYLGVNASARASLYFYNTKEDVDNFIHALHDTVSFFNSFK; this comes from the exons ATGGAAGTTTTGCTGCCAAAACTTCCATCTTTCAAATTTCCAACCCCAAGTTATTGCCGCTCAATCACTACTAAGACCTCATCATGTGTTAGAGTTGGGTTCCGTCGTTTATCTTCTCTTCCTGTCTGTGCATCCACCGTCAATGAAGCATTAGCTGATCCAACTGTTGACTCCCCTTCTTTGGGTCACTCTACCAGACCCCATTTCCCTATACTTCATCAG GAAGTAAATGGATCAAAACTTGTTTACATAGACAATGCAGCAACTTCTCAGAAGCCTACAGCTGTCATCAAGGCGTTGCAAAACTATTATGAAGGTTACAATTCAAACGTGCATCGGGGCATACATTTCTTAAG TGCAAAGGCCACAGACGAGTATGAATCAGCTAGAAGAAAGGTTGAAGCTTTTATAAATGCTTCTGATTCCCGAGAAATTGTATTCACAAGAAATGCTACTGAAGCTATCAATCTAGTAGCTTATTCATGGGGCTTGTCAAATTTAAAACCAGGAGATGAG ATCATACTGACAGTTGCTGAACATCACAGTGCAATTGTTCCATGGCAATTAGTAGCTCAAAAAGTTGGGGCTGTTTTGAAATTTGTGAATTTAAACGACGAAGAAGTTCCAAATATAGACCAATTGAAGGAGCTTCTTTCACGGAAGACCAAAATTGTTGTTGTTCATCATGTTTCAAACGTGCTTG CTTCTGTTCTTCCTATTAAAGATATTGCACATTGGGCACATGACGTTGGAGCAAAAATTCTTGTAGATGCCTGCCAGAGTGTTCCACACATGACGGTTGATGTTCAAGATCTTGACGTTGATTTTCTTGTTGCTTCTTCTCACAAG ATGTGTGGGCCTACAGGCATTGGATTCTTATATGGTAAATTGGACCTCTTGTCTTCCATGCCTCCATTTTTGG GTGGTGGTGAAATGATTTCAGATGTATATTTGGATCATTCAACTTATGCCGAACCTCCGTCCAG ATTTGAAGCTGGAACACCAGCTATTGGTGAAGCAATTGGATTAGGAGCTGCAATTGATTACTTATCTGGAATTGGAATGGAAGCCATACATGAGTATGAG GTGGAGCTAGGTACATACCTGTATGAAAGGCTTCTTTCAGTCCCAAATATTCACATCTATGGGCCAGCCCCTTCGAAAGAAGTCAAACGAGCTTCTCTTTGTTCTTTCAATGTTGAGAATTTGCACCCTACTGATCTTGCAACGTTTCTAGACCAACAG CATGGAGTGGCTATCAGATCAGGTCACCATTGTGCCCAACCCCTCCATCGCTATTTAGGAGTCAACGCAAGTGCACGCGCTAGCCTCTATTTCTACAATACTAAGGAGGATGTCGACAACTTTATACACGCCCTCCACGACACAGTCagcttcttcaattcattcaagTAG